CAGGGTGCGCCAGCCGACAAAGGTGAAATCCTCGGCCCAGGCGGCGACCAGCAGTCCGGCGAAGACCAGGGGCGCCGCCGGCAGGGCCGGCAGCACCAGGCCGGCCAGGCCGAGGACGACGAGCAGGGTGGCGAGGAACAGCAGCAGGAGGGTCGTGGTCATGGCGTGTCCCGGCGGTTGTGAGATCCTTGTTGCTCTCCTTCGATCAGCGTGTAATTATACCTGTTTTGGCAGAATAACCCAGCGCGAGGTTGACCATGATCGTTCCCGTGATTTTGTCCGGCGGCGCCGGTACGCGGCTCTGGCCCCTGTCCCGCGAACTCTATCCCAAGCAGTTGCTGCCCCTGGCGGGAAGCCACACGATGCTGCAGGAAACCGCGCGGCGCCTGGAGGGCTTGAAGGCTCTGGGCGCGCCGCTCGTGGTGTGCAACGAAGCGCATCGCTTCATGGTCGCCGAGCAGTTGCGCCAGATCGGGCGGACGCCCGCGGCCATCATCCTTGAGCCCCTGGGACGCAACACCGCGCCGGCGGTGGCCGTCGCGGCCCTGCAGGCCCTGGCCGGCGGCGAGGATCCCTTGCTGCTGGTGTTGCCCGCCGATCATGTGATCCGGCAGCCCGAGGCCCTGCGCGCCGCGGTGGAAGCGGGCGCGCCCCTGGCGCGCGACGGGCGGCTGATGACCTTCGGCATCGTGCCGACGGCGCCGGAAACGGGCTATGGGTATATACGCGCTGATCGCGCTTGTCCTTTGTCCTTGGTCCCTGGTCCTTTGTCGACAACCAAGGATCAAGGGTCGGGGAGCGGCGACGCCACGGCGTTCGCGGTGGCCGAATTCGTCGAAAAGCCCGACCTGGCAACGGCGCAAAGGTATCTGGCGTCCGGCGATTACTTCTGGAACAGCGGCATGTTTTTGTTCAAGGCGTCGCGCTATCTGGAGGAACTCGAACGCCTGGCGCCCGAGATGCTGCGCTGGAGCCGCGCGGCCCTGGACAAGGCGGCGCGTGATCTTGATTTCACGCGTCTTGACGCCGAGGCTTTCGCCGCCTGCCCGAGCGATTCCATCGACTACGCGGTGATGGAAAAAACCGCCGCCGCCGGGGTGATTCCCCTGGCCGCGGGGTGGAACGACGTGGGCTCCTGGTCGGCCCTGTGGGAGATCGGCGAGCGCGACGGAGACGGCAACGTCTGTCGCGGCGACGTGCTGACCACCGCCAGCCGCAACTGCTATCTTCATGCCGAGCGGCGCCTGATCGCCGCGGTGGGCCTCGAGGATCATATCGTCGTCGAGACCGCCGACGCCGTGCTGGTGGCGCGCCGCGACCGGGTGCAGGAGGTCAAGGAGATCGTGCGCCGGCTCAAGGAGCAGGGCCGCGAGGAGGCGCTGCTGCATCGGCGCGTCAATCGTCCCTGGGGCGCCTACGAAGGCCTGGTGCAGGACGGCCGCTTCCAGGTCAAGCGCATCAGCGTCCATCCCGGCGCAAGCCTCTCGCGCCAGTTGCATCATCACCGCGCCGAGCACTGGGTGGTGGTGCGCGGCACGGCCCGCGTCACCCGCGGCGCGGAGACCTTCATTCTCTCGGAAAACGAATCGACCTATATCCCGTTGGGCATCGAGCATCGCCTGGAGAACCCCGGCAAGATCCCCCTGGAAATCATCGAGGTGCAAAGCGGCAGCTATCTCGGCGAAGACGATATCGTGCGCTTCGAGGATCAGTATGGCCGCTAAGGGCCGCTTGCGCGGCCCTTGACCAACGACCAATGACAAAGGACAAAGGACAAAGGACAAAGGACAAAGGACAAATGACAGCTTTAAAATGCTTCAAAGCCTACGACATTCGCGGGCGCCTGCCCGATGAGCTCAACGAGGACATTGCCTACCGCATCGGCCGCGCCTACGCCCAGTTTCTCCAGCCGCAAAACGTCGTGGTGGGTCGCGATGTGCGCCTGTCCAGCGCGGCGCTGTGCGCGGCCCTGGCGCGCGGGCTGACCGAGGGCGGCGCCGATGTGATCGACATCGGCCTGTGCGGCACCGAGGAGATCTACTTCGCCACCTTTTTCGCCAAGGTCGACGGCGGCATCATGGTCACCGCCAGCCACAATCCCCTGGATTACAACGGCATGAAGCTGGTGCGCGCGGGCGCCAAGCCCATCAGCGGCGACACGGGCCTCAAGGACATCGCCGCCCTGGCCGCGACGGGCGTCTTTGCTCCGGCGGCGCGCCTGGGCGAAGTGCGCCGCGAGGATTTCAAGGTGCCCTACGTGCGTCATCTGCTCGGCTACGTGGATCAGGCGCAGCTTCATCCCTTCAAGGTGGTGGTCAACGCCGGCAACGGCTGCGCCGGGCCGGTTCTCGATCTGCTCGAACGTCAGCTGCCCTTTCAGTTCGTCCGCGTCCATCACCAGCCCGACGGGCGTTTTCCCAACGGCATTCCCAATCCCCTGCTGCCGGAAAACCGCGCCGCCACCGCCGAGGCGGTGCGCAAGCACGGCGCCCGGGTGGGCCTGGCCTGGGACGGCGATTTCGACCGCTGCTTTTTCTTCGACGAGGGGGGCGAGTTCATCGAGGGCTACTACATCGTTGGTCTGCTCGCCGAGAACCTGCTGCGCAGCCATCCCGGCGCCAAGATCATTCACGACCCGCGTCTCACCTGGAACACGGTGGAAATGGTGGAGCAGGCCGGCGGCACCCCGGTGCTGAGCAAGACCGGCCATGCCTTCATCAAGGAGCGCATGCGCGCCGAGGACGCGGTGTACGGCGGCGAGATGAGCGCGCACCATTACTTTCGCGACTTTGCCTACTGCGACAGCGGCATGATCCCCTGGCTGCTGGTGCTCGAACTCATGAGCCGCACGGGCAAGCCCCTCTCGGCCCTGGTCGGTGAGCGCCAAGCGCGCTTTCCGGCAAGCGGCGAGATCAACCGCACTCTCAAGGATCCCCTGGCGGCTCTGGCGGCGGTGGAAGCTCGGTATGCGCCTGGGGCCGAAAGCATGGATCGCACCGACGGATTGAGCATGGAATTTGCGCGCTGGCGCTTCAATCTGCGCCTGTCCAACACTGAGCCGGTGCTGCGCCTCAACGTGGAAAGCCGGGGGGATGTCGCGCTGATGAAGGAAAAGACGAAGGAACTTCTGGCGCTGGTGGATTCCTTTTAAATAATCCGACGCCGCATGCGGACTCTGGAGCGATCCTTGCTATATACTGGGGATAACCCGTCGGCAAGGATCGATCATGACGATATTTCGACTTTTCTCCCGCGCTCCGGGGCTTTTGACTCTGGCGCTGATCTTTTTCCTATCGACCTCCGCCGGTTCTTTGGCGGCCGAGCTGGACCCGGGATTGGCGGCGCAAATGCAGGCCGCGGCTCCTGGTGAAACCCTGCCCGTGATTTTGCTGCTCTCCCCCGCCGAGGAGGTGGTGCGGCTGGCGGAAAAACACGGTCGCAAGCAGCGCGGCGCCCTGGTGCGCGAACTCAAGGAACGGGCGCGCCGTACCGAGCAGCCCCTGGTCGCGCTGCTCCGGCAGCACGGCATCGTCGACATCACGTCTTTGTGGCTGGTCAACGGACTGGCTTTTTCCGCTTCTCCTGCCCTGCTTGACCAGTTGCGCGACCTGGAAGAGGTCGCCGCCCTGCATCTCGACGAGGCCGTTGCGCCCGTCGAGGTTGCGCCCAGCTTCGCCCATTTCGTGGCCGGCTGGAACGTCAACCGCGTGCAGGCGCCGGCGCTCTGGAATCTGGGCTATCGCGGCGCCGGGCGGGTGGTGGCGCTGCTTGATTCGGGCGTCGACCTCAATCATCCGCAGCTGGGTCCGCGCTGGCGCGGCGGCGTCAACAGCTGGTTCGATCCTTTTGACAATACGACCCAGCCGAGCGATTTCCGCGATCTGGGCGAGGCCGGGCAGAGCCTGGCCCACGGCACCGCCGTCGCCGGGGTGCTGGTGGCGGGCGCCAACCTGGGCGTGGCGCCCGAGGCCCAGTGGATCGCGGCGCGCATCTTCCATCCCACCCGCACGCCGCTGCAATCCCACATCCTCGCTGCCCTCGCCTGGGTGCTTGATCCCGACGGCAACCCCGCCACCGATGACGCCCCCGATGTGCTCAACGGCTCCTGGGGGCTCACCTCCCAGAACGTCTGCAACCAGGCCTATCGCCCGGCCATCCAGGCCCTCAAGGCGGCGGGCATCGCCGTGGTGTTTGCCGCGGGCAATTCGGGACCGGCCGCCGCGACCAGCGAAAGCCCCGCCAACTACCCGGAAAGTTTCGCGGTAGGCGCCAGCGACAGCCAGGATCTGGTGGCCTCATTCAGCGCGCGCGGCCCCTCCCCCTCGGCCTGCGGCCAAGGCCTCTATCCCGACGTGGTGGCGCCAGGCGTCGGCATCACCACCACCGATCTTGACGGCACCTTCGCGTCCGTGGCGGGCACCTCCTTTGCCGCGCCCCATGTGGCGGGGATCCTGGCGCTGCTTATGGAGGCGTTTCCGACGGCTCCGGTGGCGCACCTGGAGCAGGCCCTGCGCGTCTCGGCCGTCGATCTCGGCGTGCCCGGCCCCGACCAGAGCGCCGGTTACGGACTGGTCAACGCGGCCGCGGCCCATGCCTACCTCGCTTTCACTCCCCCGCCCCAGTTGCTCGGCCCGGCCGAGGGCGCGGCGGTCTTGGCGGAGGAGGTGGTGCTGCGCTGGCGGCAGCTGCCGGACAGCTTCGGCGTGCCGGTGGTCAATCGCGTGCTGAT
This window of the Geoalkalibacter sp. genome carries:
- a CDS encoding S8 family serine peptidase, translated to MTIFRLFSRAPGLLTLALIFFLSTSAGSLAAELDPGLAAQMQAAAPGETLPVILLLSPAEEVVRLAEKHGRKQRGALVRELKERARRTEQPLVALLRQHGIVDITSLWLVNGLAFSASPALLDQLRDLEEVAALHLDEAVAPVEVAPSFAHFVAGWNVNRVQAPALWNLGYRGAGRVVALLDSGVDLNHPQLGPRWRGGVNSWFDPFDNTTQPSDFRDLGEAGQSLAHGTAVAGVLVAGANLGVAPEAQWIAARIFHPTRTPLQSHILAALAWVLDPDGNPATDDAPDVLNGSWGLTSQNVCNQAYRPAIQALKAAGIAVVFAAGNSGPAAATSESPANYPESFAVGASDSQDLVASFSARGPSPSACGQGLYPDVVAPGVGITTTDLDGTFASVAGTSFAAPHVAGILALLMEAFPTAPVAHLEQALRVSAVDLGVPGPDQSAGYGLVNAAAAHAYLAFTPPPQLLGPAEGAAVLAEEVVLRWRQLPDSFGVPVVNRVLISTDAAFSAPLVILAWEKGGTGGAVLLATGGGGLLVWLGWLGVGARKSRRWRMLVTALLVALLLACGGGGGGGGGGGDTFPVGNGGTPVDPNLRELVLADLTPGTLYYWKVVAENARGGLSESAVRTFRVE
- a CDS encoding phosphomannomutase encodes the protein MTALKCFKAYDIRGRLPDELNEDIAYRIGRAYAQFLQPQNVVVGRDVRLSSAALCAALARGLTEGGADVIDIGLCGTEEIYFATFFAKVDGGIMVTASHNPLDYNGMKLVRAGAKPISGDTGLKDIAALAATGVFAPAARLGEVRREDFKVPYVRHLLGYVDQAQLHPFKVVVNAGNGCAGPVLDLLERQLPFQFVRVHHQPDGRFPNGIPNPLLPENRAATAEAVRKHGARVGLAWDGDFDRCFFFDEGGEFIEGYYIVGLLAENLLRSHPGAKIIHDPRLTWNTVEMVEQAGGTPVLSKTGHAFIKERMRAEDAVYGGEMSAHHYFRDFAYCDSGMIPWLLVLELMSRTGKPLSALVGERQARFPASGEINRTLKDPLAALAAVEARYAPGAESMDRTDGLSMEFARWRFNLRLSNTEPVLRLNVESRGDVALMKEKTKELLALVDSF
- a CDS encoding mannose-1-phosphate guanylyltransferase/mannose-6-phosphate isomerase; the encoded protein is MIVPVILSGGAGTRLWPLSRELYPKQLLPLAGSHTMLQETARRLEGLKALGAPLVVCNEAHRFMVAEQLRQIGRTPAAIILEPLGRNTAPAVAVAALQALAGGEDPLLLVLPADHVIRQPEALRAAVEAGAPLARDGRLMTFGIVPTAPETGYGYIRADRACPLSLVPGPLSTTKDQGSGSGDATAFAVAEFVEKPDLATAQRYLASGDYFWNSGMFLFKASRYLEELERLAPEMLRWSRAALDKAARDLDFTRLDAEAFAACPSDSIDYAVMEKTAAAGVIPLAAGWNDVGSWSALWEIGERDGDGNVCRGDVLTTASRNCYLHAERRLIAAVGLEDHIVVETADAVLVARRDRVQEVKEIVRRLKEQGREEALLHRRVNRPWGAYEGLVQDGRFQVKRISVHPGASLSRQLHHHRAEHWVVVRGTARVTRGAETFILSENESTYIPLGIEHRLENPGKIPLEIIEVQSGSYLGEDDIVRFEDQYGR